The Panicum virgatum strain AP13 chromosome 6K, P.virgatum_v5, whole genome shotgun sequence nucleotide sequence TGTCATCTTTATCACAAAGTTCCGTATTAAACCGCCAATACAGTTGAAGTCTCAATTTACTTTTCTTATAATAAATACTAATAATGTTCTAGCATCACGAGGAAGCAAACAAACTTGAAACATGCCAAGTGCATAAAGTGGACGATACTATTTGATATATCAAACTGGTTAACAAAACCTAAATAATATTTCTGCATATCAGGGAAGAACAGATCATGCATGCATAACATGAGGTTCAAAGAAGCATACACACTAATATAGTTGTTTGCTGATGCCTGCTGGGAAGGAGGCCCAGTAGGACGGGAAACTGAAATCTTCAAAACTTTCCCATATTGACCAAAGTATTCCCTACGCTCAAGAAcctaaaacaaaaaaatagtagTGTTGGTAtgagaacaaaaatttaaacatgTCGCATAACTTGGATGTATCTAGTTGTGAATAATGATACGGTGCTCACACTCTCATTGCATAAATGTGTGGGTAGCCCAATTATGTACACCAGATTTCTCTGGATAACCCTAACACCAGCCAGATGCTTCTTAGCTTCTACAGTAGATGTTGAtgctgtcgccgccgccttTGGTTTAACCTTTTGGGTCCTGTGCTTCTTCTCTGCATTTTTCTCTGCCACCGTCCTGTTTCCATAAATGAACGTAAGCTGAAACTTGCTATTACAATCACATGTGGGTAATATTAACTGAACGGAACAAAAGCTGAAAGGATTTATATTCGCATGATAAAAGGGTAATCCCAAATTCTGTAGTCTgtaaaagaaaaacacaaatTGATTGATACAAACAGAAGCATTAGGAGGGTGAAAGAAAGCATGGCTGCTGAAAGTTTTTGACGAACCTCTCACACGTGGCAGCCATTTTGACAATCCTCTCCTTGTCGTAGGGAGTGCGACATGCAGGGCAACGGCCCTCTGTCTCCTCCTTCTCAGCCATGTCTATGATATGGTGCCAGCACCAGACACAAATCTGAAGAGTTGGTAcataaacaagaaaaaaaaaagagtaaacgGCAGTTAGCTGCTTGAGGTCATAGTGGTTGTGGCTGTGCAACAGCAAAGGCATACAGTCTGATTGATCGGATAGGAGGATTATCGATATACATACATCATATCCGCATTTGCATGGCTTGAGCTGCTGGTCAGTGATGTCCATCTCCTCGGCACAGAGCGGGCAGGTATGGTCTCCATCATCGCTCATGGTAGTACTGATTGATGAGAAGTCAGAAGGAATAGCTGTTAGAATCtaaatgaggaggaagaagacacCCCAGACCGAAACAGATAAGAGAACTACTATAATCAATACAAATATATCAGTCATCAAACTTCGCCTAATTCTAAAAATCAGTCATCAAACCTAAATCCACaactagaaatatatatatcagGAGGGAAAAAGGCCCAATGCTTCAAAGCTGATTTCATCTGGCTGCTATGTGGATTTTCGAATCGATGTTTTGCCCTCGCACCACTAATTCCTTTGCGATTTCAGATTGAGCACTGGATTTCTCCCCGTCAAAAAGCCCATCGCGAACCCGTTTTGACTCCATAACCGATCGATCTAACATGTCTTCCTCAACCTCTCGCTCTCCGCTCTGAGCTACGACGCGTCCCTCCCCTCCGCTGCCGCGCCCCTCCAGCTCAAGTCCAGctctccaatccaatccaacaCCAAAGGCAATACGAGAAACCGCAACAGAAGATGGGGAGAGGATTGCGTGCCTGAGTTGATGTTGCAGGTGGCGATCCATCTTCCTATCCGACTTCTAACTCCgatcgaggccggcggcgacggctccgggaCGGGGAGCGcaggggggggagggggggggggggtgggcgATGAGGGCAGAGAGGGAtcgccgcctcgcctcgccggtgTTCGGGCCAGTCAAAACGGCTCGCGAAGCGATGGCGCGGGGCCTCTGGCGGACGGAACGCCTCGCCGGGGCAAGAGACGGCGGGATCGGATTTCGACTCGAGTCGACGAATCCGGCGAGTGGAGGGAGATGGGTCGAGGTCGGATGAATGGGCTCCCGAGCTTCCGACTTCCTTGCGTGCGGTGGGTGGGTGCGCTGGGCAGGCTGGGCAACAGGGAAGATGGTGTGGGCGGTGCGCTGGTGGACGAAGAAGAGGAGCGGAGGCGCAGCCGCGCAGGCAGATGCTAGGCGAGATGCTATGCAGCGGTGCACCGCTAGATATCGATCAAGGGGCTCGACGACTAGGGTTGACGTTTCAGGAGCTCCTCTCTTCCACGACGTCAAATCCTCGGGTACAAGGAAAATCCGAGAGTGGTAGAGGGGTAGAAGGGCTGGTATGATAGGGAAGTAGGGATCACGTCACTTCGGGTCTACTAGACGTCCGATTAGATTTATTCTCTCATCGGACGGTTTGTCGTAAGGAttttatctctatctctactactttatttatttttaaagctCTACTACAGTATTTTTAAAGCAAGCAATATCCGTGAATTATTAGAATATACTAATCATAACCGAACAAATCAATCATATTAGAATTCTAATTGAAACACAGAcaaattaattaataataatTTGTCAAGCTTTTAGTTAAGATTAAGATATGATTAATTCGTCTGGCTCCGATTAGGATCCCAGCTCATGGATAAGTAAATATTGTTTGCTTTAGTACTAAATAGAGATAGAAGTAGAGATAGAGACAGAGATTATACTATTTCTTTGGGAtcaatttttttgcaaagaatcattaaatatatatatcttATATAGATAGCACCCACTAACTATTTATCTCTTCATGCAAAgtgtccacatcattctccactaaatgtcccactaactttcaactaccttattaattacaaaaaatgttCATGTCATCTCTACAATACTTTTATAGATAAAGTAAAATCATATACTTATTAATATACAATACTTTACTAAGTGTCCCACTAACTTTCAACTAccttattaattacaaaaaattaAAAGTAAAATCATATACAATACTTTACTAAGTGTCCCACTAACTTTCAACTAccttattaattacaaaaaatgttcatgtcaactatttctttgagcacatattcttttataatgtgatcaaatattctattgatgtTATTTCTGTTAGTTTATCGATTTCTACCGGATCCTGataaaaaataacatgcaagtaaaattcatatcaCCTATATAGCCTATATAGATGACACCCACTAAAAtcattaactctatttctcttaACATGCAAGTTATCCGGATCATATATGAACCCATTATATCAAATGTCACATCAACGTCCACTAGGGCCATCTATTTATGTTTTCCATcgatttttttgtgaatgttgtcatgcaatcatcttaatttttctacttttaaattttacgttaaaattttatttaaaaaatcccgcagcaacgcgggGTGTCACCTAGTATTTCTGATTCTGACTTGCTATATAGGAGTACTCCTAATAATTAGGCGAAATTGAAAAGACCGGTTTTATCCTGCATCAGTATTTTGATTTCAGATTTAgcggtgtgtttgtttccgtCCTTGCCCCGCACCGCTCTTCCCGAGGGGGACGAGGCTCCGCTGCAGTTGGCCGCCGTGCAGTTGAGTCACTGCGTGTGGGGCCTGCACGAGTGGGGCCCACGTGGCAGTGACCCAACTCCAGggagctgcaggggaggtaaCTGCAGCCGATCCAGTTCCGAGCGAGGGAGGCCGTTTTGACTGGCCTCAACACCACCCTTCTTTCCTCATCGCCACCCTGCCCGCTGCGCTCTCCCCTGACGACCTCCCCTTTCGCTGCCTCGCTGCCGGCCTCGATTGGAGTCGGAATCAGATTGGTAGATGGATCACCACATGCAAAATCAACGCAGGCATGCAATCCTTTCTCTCTTCTGTGGCAAATTCTCGTTTTCGCTGTTGGATTGAAGAGCGGATCTCGAATAGGGTGGCACTTCTCGTTCTGAAGAGTGATTTATCTTTTGCGCCGCCTCGTCGAGTGCTGAACTCGAGTTCTGATTAATGGCGGGAGGGGCCGAGTAGCGCGGCAGGTTGCCATGTGTGGAGCAGCATGCCCGCAGGAGGGGCGCGTTGCGCAAAGAGGAGGAGAACGAGAGGTTGAAGAAGACGTGCCAGATCGATCGGTTCAAGAGTCAAAACGGGTCCATGAGGGGCTGATTGGCAGAATGGTAGAAGGAGAGAAATTCAGTGCTAGGATTGGATTTTTTACCCCTCTCCCGACTCCCGATGTGTTTCTAGTGTCAGTCGATATATTTAGGTTTGATGACTGATTTATTAGAAATTGGGCAATGTTCAAGGACACTTCAATCTCTGATGTATTTCTCGTGCGGTCAAATATTTGGGGTTTCTGATATGATAGCTTAATGATTGTGTGCAATACGAGTCTTATCTGTTCTGGTCCGGGTGTCTTCTCATCCATTAGGACTACCATGAGCGACGATGGAGACCATACCTGCCCGCTCTGTGCTGAGGAGATGGACATCACTGACCAGCAGCTCAAGCCATGCAAATGCGGCTATGATGTACGTGTATCAATAATCTCATTATCCTATCAATCAGTCTGTACTTATTTATTGTCCATTGCCTCAGCGCCAGCCACCACCACTAATTATCTACGACCTCAAGCAACAAACTGCCATTTACTCAATTAATTGTCTACGTGCGCAACTCTGCAGATCTGCGTCTGGTGCTGGCACCACATCATAGACATGGCTGAAAAGGAGGAGACAGAGGGCCGCTGCCCTGCATGCCGCACTCGCTACGACAAGGACAGGATTGTCAAGATGACTGCCACTTGTGAGCGGTCCGTCACAAACTTTCAGCAATCATGCTTTCTTTCACCCTCCTAATGCCTCTGCTCTTAGCATCAATTTGTGTTTTACTTCGACACAGTACAACATCTGGGATCACACTTTTATCACGGGAAGCACATAAAAATAAATCCTTTCAGCTTTTAGTTGAGTTCAATTGACCTGACCCATTGTGAATGGTGTATTTTATAATAACAAGCTCCAACTTATGCTTGTTTTCATAGAAACAGGATGGCACCGGAGAAAAATGCAGAGAAGAAGCACAAGACCCAGAAGGCTAAGCCAAAGGCAGCAGCACctatagcagcagcagcagcaacaacatctACCGTAGAAGCTAAGAAGCATCTGGCTAGTGTCAGGGTTATCCAGAGGAATTTGGTGTACATAATTGGCCTACCTGTACATTTGTGCAATGAGAGTGTGAGCACCATATCATTGTTTGCAACTAGATGtttctatttttaaattttaattctCATACCAACACTACTATTATTTGTTGTTTTAGGTACTTGAGCGTAGGGAATACTTTGGTCAATATGGGAAAGTTTTGAAGGTTTCAGTTTCCCGCCTGACTGGGCCTCCTTCCAAGCAGGCTTCAGCAAACAACAATATTAGTGTGTATGTCTCTTGAACCTCATGCTGTACATGGCTCATAAGCAGGGACATTAATTATGTTTTATTCTGGTACTGATCAAccaatttgaaatattaaatgctTATACTCCATTTTTATGCAATTGCAtgattcaaatttttttatttgtagtACTAGTTTTAGAATTGGTATTATAAGCAAGTTAATTGAGACTTCAATTGTGTGAGGTGGTTTTACACCAAATTTGGTGAAAAAGATGACAATATGTCCATACTCTTCGAATCAGTGCAGTCATTTTAAGGTTAATTTGAGCTACTTAGCAGTGTGATTTACCTGTGGCCACTTGATTTACATAACCATTCTTGAAAGAAACATTGTTATCCTCATTGTCTACTCAAGGGGATGTATATCTTTATTGCTGTGAGATTCTGGGGGTTTTGGGTAGATGCAAGGTGTCTTTTCAGTCATCGCTTGATTTCTGCATCATCCAGTGGTACTAGCTCCTTGTTTATTATTAATCAGAATTTGTTTAGGGCTCATATCATTAATCAGAATGGTGTTAGCCGTTAGTGTGCCCTTCCATTGTTACTGTAGAAATTACTGTGTGTATAATTGAACTTTGCATGCTGGGAACTAGTCTAGTCTAACTTGGACTGTATTTGAGTGGTCTCTTCTGAAAGAACATGGCTATGCTAGAAGTCTAGAATGTGCACTGTTTTTCGTCAATTTTCCTTTGCATAGTTCTTCCCTTGTTGACACGTTACTTTGGCTCTTTGGTTGAGCTATtcttatgcatgcatgcagctacATAAACTAGTTATCTTTTTCCTGAAGATTACAGATTTGTTTACCCTCTTATTTGTTTATGGTCTAGATAATCATGGTCCTAAAATGTTTAATAACCATTGGTATTattttctttcatgtagttGCAACAAATAAATCCCCCGGTCCCCCCAGTCACAAATATGTGACCATTTTTGTTGCGTTCAATCAAAGTATCTAAATTTTATCATTGATACCTCTTGACTTAGTTAAATTGAATATTTGAAAACGATATGAGCATATTTACATCCCATCTTGAATACTTTGTAAAAATATTACGATAGATGTTATTAGTCAAAGGTATTGGTCACTTCAGGGATGCCCAAAACATCTATTTGTGACTCTCGGGAGTTTTTTATGTTTGTATAAGAATTTAATGCAGAAGTTATGCTCTTGCTTAAACAATAAACTGTGTGCTGTCAAATGTATACAGATATATAACTTATGCCAAAGAAGAAGAGGCCATCCGGTGTATTCAATCTGTACACAATTTTGTCTTGGAAGGAAAAGTGTTAAGGTGAGGTTCTATACTATGTTCTCACCCAGAAGTTTTACACAACGTAGTTACTCAAATGGCTGTTTTCTGTTACAGAGCATGCTTTGGTACTACAAAGTATTGCCATGCATGGCTGCGGAACATGGTACAATTGTTGCTTCATTCTATTAGCTTCATCTACTAGTACTGTACCCTAATTATCTCATCCTTAATATTTCTTGGCTTTTCTCAGACATGTGGGAACCCAGATTGCCTCTATTTGCATGACATAGGCAGTCAGGAGGATAGTTTTACTAAAGATGAGATCATCTCAGCATATACGAGGTAGTACTGAGCAATTTTAACAGATGTTCCTTCATTCTTTTAACCCTAAGCCGCTCTTTGAGTCCTGGCTACTGCTTTACTTCTCTGCGTACACTACTTGTGTGCGTATTGTGGCTTTGTTTGGCATTGTGGTTgctttttaaaaattaaaaccaCCATTTATGTTTCCACTTTTGGATATAGGAGTTAGTCCCTTGGATCAATAGAAGCAAAATCTTACTATGTATAAGCTGTTTTGGTATTATGTATAGTTGATTTGGAAAAAACATGATGTCCTCTTTAATGTGGATGTTTAATATATTAAGTGCTGCTTTGATAAACTCTTATGCCTGTGCGCTAAACAATTTGATATTTTAATTGATACTTTCCATTAACTGTTCTATGTTCCTATCAGGACTAGGGTCCCCCAGATGGCATCTGGTGTTTCGCAAAGATGTGCAGGCACTGTGTTGCCTCCCCCAACTGATGATTTCTCTTACAGTGCGGTGGTATCAGCCAAGCATACAATCAAGAATGGAATACATGTATGTTCTTTATgctgaaaattcaaaattcattgGAAGACTTGTGGTTTTGTTAACTTTCATGCTGCTTTTTAGTATAGGTTAAACTGTTGCCATCTCCTTATTTGTTGGCTTACATACTGATACTGCATTAACTGGCCTTATTGTGTGCAGAATACCACCAACCAGCCAAGGCTTTCACCTCCAAACAGTAGTTCTGGGAGGTCCACGCTTCCGCCAGCTGCCTCATGGTATGGTACTTCTAGACTGTTCCTCGAACTTGTGATATATGTTGAAAATGAGAACTGTGTTACTGATTTTTCCCCTTCTCTATGCACAGGGGGCATCGTGATTTGAATGCCAGGACAACAGCTGTTCGGGTGACATTACCAGAGTCTCATACAAAAACAAAGTCAGAGCCACAAAGTAATTCATTTTCAAGTTCTTCAACAGTTTCGAGTACAAGAATACCTTCTTCATGGAATGACGATACAAGTACAGCACCAACAGTGTCTGAAGGATGGCAGTTGTTGGAACAAGATAGCACATCAAAAACCTTACAGCCATATAAGCCTGGTATTGCAAAGGAAACACAAGCTTTATCATCATTGGAGTCATCAGTGGACATAGACTTCTCTACAATACCTTCAGCTTGGAACGACGATGACATTGCAGTGTCAGATGGGATGACAAAGGGAAATGAGGATCAAGTTGCAAATGAAAATGGAAAGTTAACTCATCCAGTGTCTAACTCGTCAATATCACCTAAGAAAGACATGACAGTGAGCATATCAAGTCTAGCAATATCGAAATCAGATGTAAAGACTTGTGACAGTGACTGCTCAATTACCAATATTGCTCCTAAAAGCCCTGCTTCTGCTGTTAACTGCCAATTTAGTCATGCAGGCCGTGAGAAAATACTGGAGGATAATAGAACCCGGGATGCTGGCATTGAGAATCTACCTAGTCATGCAGTCGGTGACAAAATACTGGAGGATAATAGAACCCGGGATGCTGGCATTGAGAATCTACCTAGTCATGCAGTCGGTGACAAAATACTGGAGGATAATAGAACCCGGGATGCTGGCATTGAGAATCTATCTGTTCAGATGTCTTCAGTAACATTAGATGGCAAACATGAGATTCATAGTGTGGTAGGAAATCATGAACCAGATGCAATGCTATGCCCGTCTGTGGTTCCCATGGGTCAGAATTTTGACAAAGACCAATCTCATCTGAAGCTTGATGGGTCTCTACCTTCAGAAAATAAGGACACTGTTCTTTCTTGTCGATATAATGCGGACAGTCATCTTAATTGGAGTTCAGAGCCGCAAAGCTGTACTGTGACTCCTTTAAATGATATAGTAAATTCTTCAATCATCACTGAGACACTTAATAGTAGGTTGATGGATGGGTCAGCCCAACCATCATATTCGTCATTTGCCCGTTTTCCTAATACATTAGATACTTCATTGTGGAAGGATACAGAAACTAACCCTGCATTGACGATTGGCACTAGAAATTCTTCACAGATGCAGACTGGATTTTCTTCAATCAATAACACTTATTCCATGTTAAGTGGACATCCTGGAATGGGAAGTCATCAACCTGGAGCAATGGGTTCAGTAAGAACTGATAGTGTAGGAATTTTTGACAGGACTGTAAGTGTAAATAAAGATGAGAGCAGGATAATTTCTGATATGTTGTCATCTGAGTTTAATCCGTGGGATGATTCATATTCAACTGCTAACAATTTTGTTAGGATGCTTAGCGAATCTGAAAATAATGATGTTCCTTTCACAATGCCTTCATGGAGATCAGGATCTGGCAGCAAAGAGTCAAGGTTTTCGTTTGCTAGACAGGATAACCAAGGAAACTTCTTggaatcatctctcagaaactCTGGTAATGAGCAGAATTTTGGTTTGCTACCCCAGATTTCCCAAGGAAATGCATACCAGAATGGTCTTGCATTCCAATCCGTAGAGAATGATTTTTCCAGTAGCAATTCTCTTGCTGTGTCAGAAATGGCAACTACTGGTGAGTACCACCTTTTCGCATTCTGTTGGGTAGTGCTTCTGTAACTAAACCTTCAAAAGTGACTTTTGCTTCTgttgtttttttctctctcttattttgttttctgtcatattttttctcttatttttattttcaaaatagGAAGTCCGAGATAGAATTCGGGTACTATTACTATAGGTGGGACCATTACCATATATATAACATAAGACTTCTCCCCCAATTCtttcttaatgcaatgatacccagctctcctgcgtattcgagaacAAAATCGATCTGCCATTATACCTTGAGAGGTAGGAAAATAGCAATTTCCTATTCCGTCCAAAACCTTAGGAATTCCTTGATAGTTGACGTAAATTCGAAAGCCAGGTCGGCTGATAGACGGAGCTAAATGTTGCCTGTAAGTGAATGATCTTGTTTTGTGTGTTGCGCTTTTTTCATTGAGCATTGGTAAAAAAAATCTGACTCATGCAAATTGATTGTTTATAGTGGCGGTAATTCTGTGATTTTGATGTTTTCACTGTTAAGCTTTTTGCTTATGAAGTATTTGCTTTTCAGATGCATCATGGTCTAAAATATCTGCACCTCCAGGATTTTCAGCAGCGGCAAGAGTCCCCCCTCCTGGATTTTCTTCTGGATTTCCATCCCAAGATGGTATTAATCCACCTCCCGGGTTTTCTTCTGGAATTTCATCTCATGATGGGTCTATCCCCCCTCCTAGATTCCGTTCTGGAATTTCGTCTCAGGAAGTGTCTAAGCCCCCACCTAGATTGGCTTCTCCATTTTCTTCGGGGTTTCCATCTCAGGATGGGCCTAACTCTCCTTCTAGATTCCCTTCTGCATTTTCTTCTGGATTTGCATCACAGGGTCTGTCTAATCAGGTGTATGGCTCAAAATACTCAGGTTTGTTTACTGTCTCAGTTTTCTTTTGGCTTCTCCTCCTAAAACAAGTTTGTTTTATCATAATTTTTGTGGTGCTTGGCAGAAACTCTTCTCCAGGATAATGTTTTGGGCAGCAACAGTAATCATTATCAAGCTCCGTTTCGTAGACACACAAGTGATGTTGAATTTAATGATCCTGCTATATTGGCTGTGGGCAAAGGGCGATTGCCTGGAATTGGGGATTCAGGGATGGAGATGAATAATACCCCTACTTTCCCAGCACCGTTGCAAACATCGAATAATGACCTTATGTTTCAGTTATGCATGCAACCGAATGTGCCGTCTCATCAGAACATGAGATTCACAGACCATACACAGGATGCCTTCAACCCTATGAATGATAATCACCTGGCTTCCAGATTTTTAGCACAGAATCATGGTGCCGTATCCCCTTACTCGCAGAGACCACAACAATCTGGAAACTCACAGCTTATAAATGGTCAATGGGATGGATGGAGTGATTTGAGACAAGGGAGTAACGCCCCTTTGTCAGACTTGTCAAGGATGCTATATCCAAGTGAAGCGAACAACTTGCACATGCTGGGTTCAAATGATATTTATAACAGAGCCTTCAGAATGTGATTTGTCTCATGGCAGATGCaattttgacttgacatgtTCGTACATGGGGCTTTTGTGGACTTGTGAAAGTAACTGGTTGCCCGGCACATAGTCTGGAACATGAGTTTTTATTGGGATTTAATTGAACACCATGAACCTGAGCTTTGGCCCAGCCTTTTGAAATTACCAGGTATGCATGCTGCTGTGTTATTCAGCTGGTTCTTGTCAGGAAAACATTATGAGTTGTTGTTCCACATTACCTACGTGTTGTGTGGTTATTGAAAGCAGCTGCTCTACGTGGTTGGTTCACAAACAAGTTAAAAGCTGATTGTTTGCTTTGTCGCTTGATTATCAGGTTCCTTCTGTTTTATAGTATGCGAAAGATGCGCCGAGACAAGCAAAGCAACTGAAGGCGAATTGGATAGAGATCTCGGCACATGTGGTCCATGGGAAAGAGTTTAAGAAGCTAGGGTCATAAGAGCATATGCTGTGTGCTGTATATATTTCGATGCTGGAAACACCAAATCAGAACTTATACCccgttttatttttattttttttgctgcAATGTGTGCAAATCCGTATGTGGGGTCAATAGTTCAAATAGACAGGCAGGAAAGGTATGCTTTTTTTCCTCCTCTCAAGTGCATTTGCCAAGCAGAAAGGTGGCATGGCTTGACCAGAATGAATCTACATCTTTGAGGGGGCCCTCCTTGAGTCTGGCCTACGGgcgggcaggcaggcaggctggCTGGAATGGATGATGTTGATGATGCGTAATGCGTCGATATAGTTATCTTAGAAATGAAAATGATGACAAGGTGTCTGTAAGACTGTTAACTTGGCAGTGGTTGCACAAAGCCACAAAAGCTTCCGTTGTGGGGCTGGATAGTTCATGGGTCTTGTTGCGTAGGAGTATGTATATCTATCTATCAAGGGAGAGGAATAAGGTTTTTTTAAGCCGTGTAACAAAGAAAGTCGTAATTTGCTACCTGTATACTATATCGTGTCCTTTTGATTTCATCTCCGTTAGTTCACAAGCAGCATACCCTTGATGAAAACTCAAATCGCATCCGTATTTCAGCTTCTTGTCGCTAGTATCCGATCGATGGCGtcgtgctgcagcctgcagcaccGCGGGGAGGTGGGCGCTAGCATCACGCCGTCGCCACGGCTCCCGGCCCTAGCCGCCATCCCTGCGCAACGGGCATTCCGTTCCGAACTTCACGGTATGATGCTAGAGCGGGGAGGTCGGCGCTATTAGACCCACGTGTCAGTGGCAAAGTCACAGCCTCCGAGACTGCAGAGGATCTCAGTCCTCCATTTTTGGCCGTGTACaagttatttttaaatatacGGTATGTTATTTGTACTAGCATAGATGCACGTGCGACACATACGTGATTTATAAAACATAATTAGCAtgaattcaaaaatatattgaATTATTAATATTCAAGCTCCTTATTTGTTGGATCTCACTTAGAGCACAATCACCATTGTTGACCTAGAGCTTCGAAACCCTAATGCATGTGAAGTTTAGTTGCCAAAATGAACTCCCTAAACTCTCAGGAACATCTAGGAACAAACCCCACCTCGAACCGTGGCCGGAATCACCGgcggcgaactcgccggtgagcctcggccgtgtcgcggacggtccgcccgacaaggccggacggtccgccagctcCTGACAAAAAACCACAGAGACTCTGCATGATTCTTAGCCTTTCACAAATtgagaggcggacggtccgcgatttagtcagagagcatgttttcaccCAACACGGTCCGCACCTGAccggcggatggtccgccaaaTGGTCCGCCGTTTAgagccggacggtccgcttctcccaagccggacggtccgcatttAGTTGTTCTTTACCCTTACACTTAGCTATGATTAATCCACATATGTACTACATGTCTAGCCACTTTTATCATAGTTTTGCAAAATTAAATCATACCTTCTCATACCATTTGCATACCATGTCAATCATTCATGtcatatttatttatcatgcatcATTGCACTCGTGTAGAGACCGTGACGCCGGAGCAAGAGAAGCTTGAACCGGAGATCGTTGGAGACTCTACTCCCGTCGAGACTCAAGGCAGACCCCTAAGCATTTCTTACaccctattttggatcaattaagtatatgtgtcttgtttgcgcatgagttactatatatatatcattgattgcgtagaacctatttgatgcattatcaaccttgattaggatatcatccttagatgagtatgcttgaataggtgtcacgaactatatgcttagccatgcttagctacggtacaagacgagaggtggcaaggtcaccaccactcgcgagctataggatgtTTGATTAATTTACATGATTAGTCAAGAATGGATAAAAGTTGAGCAAATATGAAAGATGATTTGGACTTGGGCAAGTATGATAGGGCCATGTTGGGATGGAGCTCACATGGTTAGtctggcttgagttgattaaggaccgatgcgtaatcgctttgatacttgagcacctttccgta carries:
- the LOC120712926 gene encoding uncharacterized protein LOC120712926 isoform X1, which codes for MDHHMQNQRRTTMSDDGDHTCPLCAEEMDITDQQLKPCKCGYDICVWCWHHIIDMAEKEETEGRCPACRTRYDKDRIVKMTATCERNRMAPEKNAEKKHKTQKAKPKAAAPIAAAAATTSTVEAKKHLASVRVIQRNLVYIIGLPVHLCNESVLERREYFGQYGKVLKVSVSRLTGPPSKQASANNNISVYITYAKEEEAIRCIQSVHNFVLEGKVLRACFGTTKYCHAWLRNMTCGNPDCLYLHDIGSQEDSFTKDEIISAYTRTRVPQMASGVSQRCAGTVLPPPTDDFSYSAVVSAKHTIKNGIHNTTNQPRLSPPNSSSGRSTLPPAASWGHRDLNARTTAVRVTLPESHTKTKSEPQSNSFSSSSTVSSTRIPSSWNDDTSTAPTVSEGWQLLEQDSTSKTLQPYKPGIAKETQALSSLESSVDIDFSTIPSAWNDDDIAVSDGMTKGNEDQVANENGKLTHPVSNSSISPKKDMTVSISSLAISKSDVKTCDSDCSITNIAPKSPASAVNCQFSHAGREKILEDNRTRDAGIENLPSHAVGDKILEDNRTRDAGIENLPSHAVGDKILEDNRTRDAGIENLSVQMSSVTLDGKHEIHSVVGNHEPDAMLCPSVVPMGQNFDKDQSHLKLDGSLPSENKDTVLSCRYNADSHLNWSSEPQSCTVTPLNDIVNSSIITETLNSRLMDGSAQPSYSSFARFPNTLDTSLWKDTETNPALTIGTRNSSQMQTGFSSINNTYSMLSGHPGMGSHQPGAMGSVRTDSVGIFDRTVSVNKDESRIISDMLSSEFNPWDDSYSTANNFVRMLSESENNDVPFTMPSWRSGSGSKESRFSFARQDNQGNFLESSLRNSGNEQNFGLLPQISQGNAYQNGLAFQSVENDFSSSNSLAVSEMATTDASWSKISAPPGFSAAARVPPPGFSSGFPSQDGINPPPGFSSGISSHDGSIPPPRFRSGISSQEVSKPPPRLASPFSSGFPSQDGPNSPSRFPSAFSSGFASQGLSNQVYGSKYSETLLQDNVLGSNSNHYQAPFRRHTSDVEFNDPAILAVGKGRLPGIGDSGMEMNNTPTFPAPLQTSNNDLMFQLCMQPNVPSHQNMRFTDHTQDAFNPMNDNHLASRFLAQNHGAVSPYSQRPQQSGNSQLINGQWDGWSDLRQGSNAPLSDLSRMLYPSEANNLHMLGSNDIYNRAFRM